The genomic DNA GGGGCCGGCATGATCTTTCAGTCTTACGGGCTGAGGGAACTTGCCGCGCTCGGACTGCTGGCCGGGCTCTACCATACGATCAATCACGCCATGTTCAAGGCCTTACTGTTCTTAGGAGCCGGCTCACTACTCTACGCGACACATACGCGCAATATGGAGGAGTACGGCGGGTTGCTTCGGCGCATGCCGTGGACGGGATTCTTCTTTTTGATCGGGGCGGTGTCGATCTCCGCTCTGCCTCCCACCAATGGATTCGTGAGCGAGTGGCTGGTGTTCCAAAGTCTCTTTCTCAGCTTTCAGATTCCGACGGTGTTTCTCAAACTAATGCTGCCGATTGCGGCAGCTGTCCTGGCCCTGACCGGCGTGCTGGCCCTGACCTGCTTTGCAAAAGCGTTCGGGATTTCGTTTCTCGCGCAGCCACGGAGCCCGCATGCGCGTCACGCCGAGGAGGTTCCGGTTCCACTGTGTATCGGGATGGGTCTCTTGGCCACGTTCTGCATTGCATTGGGCATCGCCCCGATGGTGGTCGTGCCGCTGTTGGACCGAGTCGTCGCTCCCCTGGCCGGGATCTCGATCGAAGGTAAGGTGCTGGCGATGGACGGATGGGCGCTGGCACCGGTGAATGTCGAATTTTCAAGCCTCTGCACGCCGGCGCTCGCGCTGCTGTTGGTGATGCTGTCGCTGCTGGGGTTGGGGCTTGCCGTCGTGTTTGGTGGTCGGCTGAAAACACGTCATTACAAGACCTGGGGCTGCGGGCTTAACCTCTCACCCCGGATGGAATACACCGCGACTGCTTTTGTCCAGCCGATCAAACGAGTCTTCAGCACGATCTACCAACCCACAGTCAAACTCGAGACGGAGTTTCTCGATGAGTCGCGGTACTTCGCGAAGCGGCGACGTTTTGAATTTCACATTGAACCGATATTTGAGAAGTATCTCTACGATCCCCTGGTGGCGTTCTTCTCGACTCTGGCCGACCGTCTGAAAGTCATCCAGGCGGGCAGTCTGCATCTGTACCTGACGTATATTTTCGTTGCGCTGATTGCCTTGCTGTTGCTCGCGGTGTAACCGATGCTCCACGCGATCACCATCATCGTGGCCCAAACAACCGTCTTACTGGCCATCTCGCCGTTTCTCGTGGGTCTGATCCGAAAAGTCAAAGCACGGTTGCAATTGCGACGCGGCGCAAGCGTCCTCCAGCCTTACGCCGACTTGGCGAAGCTCTTCCAGAAACAGCCGGTGATTTCGACCACCACTTCATGGATTTTCACGGCAACGCCGTATATCGTATTTGCCTCTATTTTGACTGCGGGCCTGCTGGTCCCCACGTTCACCTCGCAGACACCCATGAACTTTGCGGGAAACATCATTGCGCTGGTGTATCTCTTGGCGTTGAGCACGTTCTTCTTGATTCTCGCGGGGCTCGATACCGGATCAGCCTTTGGAGGGATGGGCGGCAGCCGAGAAGCGATCGTGGCATCGCTGACCGAGCCGGCCATGATTCTCGCGATCTTTGCGATTGCCCTGACCAATGGCTCAACGAATGTGAGCACCATTGTCCATAAGACCGCCCTGCTAGAAGGCATTGTCACGGACCCGTCGCCGCACCTGATGGCGTTGGCGGCCCTCTTCATCGTGGCGCTCGCAGAAACAGGACGGGTGCCGGTCGATAATCCGGCAACCCATCTGGAACTCACGATGATCCATGAAGCGATGGTCCTTGAATACTCGGGGCGCTATCTTGCGCTACTCGAATGGGCGGCCGGTCTGAAACTCGCGGTGTTCCTTTCTTTGATCGCCAACGTCTTCGCTCCATGGGGCATCGCGACGACGGTAACACCCGCCGCTATGGCTGTCGGGCTCCTGGTGTATGTGGTGAAGACCGCAGCACTCGCAGTGTCAATCGGGGTCATCGAATGTATGTTCGCAAAATTGCGGTTGTTCCGGGTCACGGATCTGCTGGGCGTGGCGTTTATCCTCGCCCTGCTCGGGTTGCTGTTCTTTTACATTCTTCGGAGCTGAACGGATGCAGGGGCTTTCTTCCATTGGATCGCAACTTGTCGACTTGTGCTCGGCCTTGCTCTTGTTGACCTGTTTCGCGATTGTGGCGCAACGGCGGCTCTCGGCCTGCGTCGACCTGTTCGCGCTGCAATCGGCCTTTCTCGTTATAACCGCGGCCCTGGTGGCCTATTTGACCGGGAACCAGCATATCTATATTGCGGCGGCGCTGACCGGTGTCATCAAAGTGATCATCATCCCGCGTGTCCTGAAGAAAGTCATTGATCGCCTCAACGTCAAGCGAGAGCTGGTGATGTACATCAACGTGCCGGCGGGGCTGTTGATTTGCGGTGGACTGGTCATGCTGGCGTTCTTCATCGCCCAACCGATCATCCCGTTCGGCTTTCTCCTCACACGAGATGCGTTAGCCATCGCCCTCGCGATCGTGCTCATCGGATTGTTTACGATGATCGCGAGACAAAAGGCCGTGACCCAGCTGGTGGGCTTTCTCGTCCTGGAAAACGGGTTGTTTTTGGGCGCCACCGCCGCCACATATGGGATGCCGTTGATCGTCGAATTGGGTGTGTTCTTCGACGTCCTCGTCGCAACATTGATCGCGGGAATCTACACGAATCGGTTACAAGACGCATTCGACAGTGTGGATACAGATCGACTCACCGTCCTAAAAGAATAGCCGAGGTCCCTTGATGATCGCAGTCGTCGTCTTGTTGGTCGCGCCGCTTCTGGCGGGAGGGCTGAGCCTGGTCGTCCACCGCTCCGCACTGCTCCACGCGATCAACTTGACCAGTATGGGCGCCATCGTGACGGCGGAAATCGTGATCACCCGAACTGTGCTGAGCGACGGCTCTCTCACGGCTTTGGATCAGTTGGTGTACCTCGACGCGTTGTCGACTTTCATTCTCTTCATTATCGGCGTGGTCGGACTGGCCTGTTCCTTCTATATGCGCCCGTACATGGACGACCAAGTCGCACGGGGCGTGATCGCGCCTGGACGCCTCAACCTGTTCTTTTTTCTTTTCCATATGTTTTTACTTGCCATGGTGGTTGCGACCATTGCGAACAGCGTCGGTGTGCAGTGGGTGGCCATCGAGGCGACGACGCTCGCCACCACCTTTCTCATCGCCTTTTGGAGGCGACGAGAGTCGCTGGAGGCCGGGTGGAAATACCTCATTTTGTGTTCGGTCGGCATCTCGCTCGCATTGTTCGGTGTCGTCCTGCTGTATTACTCGTCCCTGCATGTACTGAGCGATGTCAGTCAAGGGTTAAACGTGACACAGCTGCTGCCGGTGGCCGATCGGTTGAATCCGCAGGTCCTCAAGTTGGCCTTCATCTTTATCCTGGTCGGGTATGGCACCAAAGTGGGGCTCGTCCCGATGCATAGCTGGTTGCCGGATGCCTACACCGAGGCGCCGGCTCCGGTAGTCGCCATGCTCGCCGGTGTCCTCGAAGTGGTCGCGGCCTATGCAATTCTAAGGGTGAGGATGATCGTTGATCACGCCGTTCCGTTTGCCTTCGCGGGTGGATTGCTGGCCTTGCTTGGCTTTGCCTCACTCGTAACAGCAGCGTTCTTTCTCCTCATCCAGCACAACTATAAGCGGCTGTTCGCCTATTCCAGCATCGAGCACATGGGAATCGCCATGATTGGATTCGGGGTCGGAGGGCCGCTGGGGACCTTCGGTGGCCTGTTTCATCTCTTGAATCATGCGTTCGCGAAATCGATGGCGTTTTTTGCTGCAGGGAATATTCATCGTCGCTTTCACACAGTGGAAATCGGTGATGTGCAGGGGTTGGCCATGGCGCAACCTTGGACGGCTACGGCGCTGATGATCTCGGGGTTGGCCTTATCGGCGCTTCCTCCGTTCGCGGCATTTGCCAGCGAAGTCCAAATTCTCACGGCCTTGGCTTCGCAAGGGGTTCCGGGAATGGGCTTCACCGGCAGCGGGGGCATGGTGACCGTGGCGGTATCGGACCACTTCAGCCGAGTCGCGCTGGCTTCAGTATTTTTAGTCTCTGCGGTTCTTTCGTTCGGCGGTCTGCTGTACCGCGTAACCGGGATGGTGTGGGGGACGCCTCCGGAGGAAATGGTCCGGGGAGAAGTCTGGACACTCGGTCATATGCCGATCCTCCTTCTTGCCGGAGCTCTGGTGGGATTCAGCTTGTTTCTGCCACAGCCCATGCAACAACTCTTGGAACAGGCGACGGCAATTCTTGTGATTCAATAGGAGAGGATGGTCATGACAGAGGAGCGTCCCTGCGACGATGTGCTCAACATCGCATTCCCGGCCATTCGGCAGAATACCCCGGTCTGTGCGAAGTCTTCACATTTCGTGGTCCCCAAGGATCTTCTGCCGGCGATCACCCACTATCTCCATACCCAACCGAATTTTCGCGGCAGGCTGACGCTCTTATGGGCCTGTGATCATCGCCCCGTCCGCACCACCTACGGGCTCTACTACTTATTTACGCTGGAGGGCTCTCATCACTGGGTGGTGTTGTCCACTGAAATGACGGGCACCGATCGGCTGTTTCCATCCATTACCCCGCACATTCATGCCGCTCAGTGGTATGAGCGCGAGATTCGCGACATGTTCGGATTGATTCCCCAGGGACACCCCGACTTGCGGCGTCTGGTGCGGCATGAACATTGGCCAAAGGGGACACACCCGCTCAGAAAGGACTTCTCCTGGGACTGCAGGCTCGGTCGACAGCAGGGTGAACATCACTTCCGCCATATTGAAGGAGAGGGGGTGTTCGAAGTGCCGGTGGGCCCTATTCATGCGGGAATCATTGAGCCCGGACACTTTCGGTTTTCCGTGGCCGGTGAACCGATCATGCAGCTTGAATTGCGCCATTTTTGGAAACACCGCGGCATCGAAAAACTGTTCGAGCAACAGACACTGATCGATGCGGTGCCGCTGGCTGAACGCGTGTCCGGAGACACGACAGTGGGACACGGTCTCGCCTATTGCCAGGCGGTTGAAACGCTCTTGCACCTGGAAGTGCCGCGACGTGCCAGGTATCTGCGCACTCTCTTTCTGGAATTGGAGCGACTTCACAATCACCTCGGCGACATCGGCGCCATATGCAATGACACCGCCTATTCGCTGGCTCATGCGCACTGTGGGCGGATGAAGGAGCGGATCATGCAACTCAATGACCGGCTCACAGGTTCACGATTCCTTCGAGGCATGATTCGGGTCGGAGGAGTGACTCGCGATATAGAAAACCGCCGACTCGTCGACATCGTCGATGAGCTGAGCCAACTCCAGCCCGACTTTTCCGAAGTGGGAGCTATTATTTTTGCGAACGCCTCCCTTACCGATCGCCTGGAAACGACCGGAATTCTCCACGAACACACAGCGTGGGATCATGCCGTGATGGGCGTCGTAGGACGGGCATCGGGCAGGGATTGTGATCTGAGGCGTGATCGCCCATTTGCCGCCTATGACGAACTCCCCATGAACGTGGCTCTGTATCGTTACGGGGACGTGCGGGCCAGATTGCGCGTTCGTGGCGATGAAATTCACGAATCCATTCGGCTCATTCGCGAATTGCGCGACAAGATCCCGGACGGTCCCATTGCACATGAACCGGGTGACTTGCCGAGTCCCGGCGACTGGACGCTGTCAGCGGTCGAGGGGTGGCGAGGCGAGATTCTGTATATGGTGATGGCGGGGGAAGGCGGCCGGATTCATCGGTGCAAGGTCCGTGACCCGTCATTCGTAAATTGGCCAGCCATTCAATGGGCGGTACCGGGAAACATCATCCCGGACTTTCCGCTGATCAACAAGAGCTTTAACCTCTCATACGCCGGCAACGATCTGTAACAATCTGTAAGGAGGTCGCTGATGTTCCGCATCATCAAGAAGAGCTTGAAAATCGGCGTCGTAACGGGCCAGTACTCAAGAGCAAACACTCCTACGATACCGATCGTACCGGAGGTAAAGGAGAAGGTCGCGCTCTTCAAACGGTCCCTGGCGATCCGCGAAGTGGACACCGGCTCGTGCAACGCGTGCGAGATGGAGATGAATGCGCTGATGAATCCCATATACGATGCCGAGCGGTTCGGTATTCACATCGCGGCCTCGCCGCGACACGCCGATGCATTGGTGGTGACCGGGCCGGTCACCGTCAACATGGAGCGAGCGTTGAAAGATGCGCACAAGCAAACACCCGACCCTAAACTAGTCATTGCGCTCGGCGACTGCGCGATCAACTGCGGCATGTTCAAAGGCAGCTATGCCGTGACCGGCCCGGTTGAGCGACACATTCCGGTCGACATCCGTATCCCGGGCTGTCCGCCGTGTCCAGCGGACATTCTCGAAGCCCTGTCGGAATTGCGCACAGGAAGGCCCTAAGGCGTAACGGAAGGATACCCATCGCGTATCCGATGGAGCATGGATAAAAAAGCCAGGCACCTGGCGCAGACACCGGATCGTAAGAACGAGATCCGTGGGAAGTCAGGGCAAGAGACTCTTCCTCCTTCAGGATAGTTCTTTCAACGGTTTTCTACGCCACCTTCTTTCCATCAAGCACTTCACGAACTTTTTGGGTAAGCAGATTCGGCGTAAAGGGTTTCTGGAGAAAAGCCGTGTCCCGTTTGATCCCACCCTGTTCGAACACCGGATGATCGGGGTAGCCGGACATGTACAAAACCTTGATCTCGGGCCTCACCACCGTTAATTTTTCTGCGACCTCCGGGCCACTCATCTGCGGCATCGCGACGTCCGTCAGCAATAAATGGATCGGGCCCGGATGCTTCGCGCCGGTCAGAAGCGCTTCGATGCCGTGACGCGCGACCAATACCTCGTACCCACTGAGGCGAAGAGTTTCTTGCACAAGTCCGCGCACCGACGGGTCGTCCTCGACGACGAGGACGGTTTCGCGCCCCATCGCTCTGCCCACTGTTCCATTGATGACCGGCGCGGCTTGTGCGATTTCATCTACTTTCGGGAAAAAGATCTTGCACGTGGTTCCCAGACCCGGCGTGCTTTCGATCCCAATCGTTCCACCGCTTTGCTTCACGATACCGTACACAGTGGACAACCCGAGACCCGTTCCCTTCCCTTTTTCTTTGGTGGTAAAAAACGGCTCGAATAAATGCGATTGAGTTTCTTCGCTCATCCCATGACCCGTATCCCTGATCGCAAGGAGCACGTACGTTCCTTCGTTGAGCATCATGGTTTCACGTCGAGGACCTTTCCCGATGGTGACATTCCGAGTCTGAATCGTCAGCTGGCCACCCGTCGGCATGGCGTCCCGAGCATTCACGGCCAGATTCATGATCACTTGCTCGATCTGCCCCGGATCGGCCTTGATCGATCCCAAGTGCGGCTCGAGGTCGGCACAGAGATCAATGATGTCTTCGCCCAACAGCCGCCGGAGCATTCCGTCCATGTTCATGACGATCGCGTTCAAATCCACGATCTTGGTCGCTACAAATTGCCGTCGGCTGAATGCCAGCAGTTGGCTGGTCAGTCCGGCGGCACGATCAGCGGCTTTTTTGACTTCTTCCATCTCACGTCGAGCGGGATCCGCCGGCGCCAAGCGACTCAGAATCAACTCGCTGTAACCACGAATCACCGTCAGCAAATTATTGAAATCATGGGCGACACCGCCGGCGAGCCGCCCCACGGCTTCCATCTTCTGCGCTTGGCGCAGTTGCGCCTCCGCCAGGCGCAACGCCTCTTCGGCTCTCGTGCGTTCGCCGAATTGCCCTATTTTGAGGCCGACATCGGTGATCATGCTGAGCAGCTCGCTGTCCGGCTCGCGGACCTGATGGCTGAAGAATTCGATGACCCCCTCGACTTCACCGCCGATACGAATCGGAAACCCGAAGGCTCCATGAAGCCCGGCTTTGGCGGCCAAATCCGCCCGCACAAAAGTGGGATCACACGTCACATCTCTGATCCACATCGGTCGCCCGTTTTCCCAAATTCGCCCCGGCAGCCCCACCCCGAGCCTGAAGCTCCGGAGCTGCTTCGCTGCAATGAATTCATCGGCGCGGACTCTCTCTGCTTGCCAATGATGGAGACACCGCAATGTACCCGTTTGCTTGTCCACTCGCCAAAATACGCCTAGATCCCATTCAAGACTTTCACCGACTGCCTGAGTGATCCTTGGTACCGCTTCCTCCAGTGTCAGGGCCTCGGATAGAACCCGCGTCACCGCATATTGGGACGCCAGCCGTCGTTCGGCCTGACGGCGATCTGTAATGTCCCGCACGAACGCGCTGAAGATATACGCTTCACCGATACGCGCCGGCGAGACGGCAAGCTCGACCGGAAACTCGTGGCCTTCCTTATGTCGCGCAGCGATCTCGATCCGGCGATTCAACACCGGGCCGACTCCGGTTTTGAGATACTCTCGAATCCCTCGTGCGTGCGATTCATGATCTCGCTCGGGGATGATGGTGTCCGAGAGCAATTTTCCCATCGCTTCTTCGCGGGTCCACCCGAAGATCGCCGTCGCTTGGGCATTCCATTCGGTCACGATTCCAGCTGCATCGATGGTAATGACTCCATCGAGCGCCGTATCGACAATCGCTCGATTGCGTTCCTGACTTTGCAGTAAGGCCGCCTCAGCGGCTCGCGCCCAGGCACTTTCCTGCTGGGCTTGACGATATTCCGCCCGCAATCGAATCGTGGACCATAACAGCAACACCAACAGAGGGAGCCAGACGGCGGCCACAATGCTGCGCTCAACATGGCCGAGCAAGAAGGTCCCCACGCCCAGAGTAAACAGCGTGATCAAGACCATCACGAACATCAACCACTCATAACGGCGAGCCGTTGAAGCCGTTCGCTCTTCCAGATGGGTCATGTGGTCGTCCTTGTGATCACCCAGGTGTTCAGAACCATGAAGGGGCGATAGGCCGACTTGGCCGCACGGAGCCCCGGAAGACCCGCATCATCCATGGCATTGACATAGACCGCCCCTTGCGCCATGGCGGTTCGACAGGTATCGCGGAAGACCCACTGAGCCAAGCCGGGGACGGAACGGTCCGCGATCTCCAATAAGACGCACCAGGTTTGCGGAGTCAACCAGTAGCCGAAGGTGTAGGCGACGATGTCATCGTTGACCCTCGCGACGGTGCCCGACAAGCCGGTCTGCTCGTACTCTTGAAAGACGAGCGCATGGGCCGGTTCTGCGTCTTCCAAAAGCAGCGTCCCCATCCGATCAAGACGGCCGTTCCGCTTCTGTTCCGCCCATCGCCGATAGAGAAGCGCGCAGTCGGCTCGATCGTCGGCACGATACGGCTCGATCGTGATCGCCTGTTCTCGCGCCGCGCGATTGCAGAGTGCCCGCTGAGATTTATACCGGTCTCCCGCCAAAGCAGCCAAAGCCTCGACAGAGTAAAGGTAATCTCCTTCTTTCGGACGGAATAGGAGCTCATCGCACTCCAACAGTTGTCTTTGTGACTCCATCACGTTCTCGATTCGGCTCACCGGCGACGGTCCGTTCCACGCCCGCATGAGCGCGAACGCCTGCTCCACCGCCTGATCCAGAGGGCCGTCCCCGAGGGGGGGGAGCGGCATGAACCATCCGTCCGGAGACTCGGCAAAAAGAAACAATGTCCGATCGGACTTCATCCATCGGTAGGGAAGCAGCGATGACCATATATAATGGTAGGGAAACGCAAATGCAGCCGGGGTATCATGGCGAATCACCTGAGCTCGCTCGAGCGCCTCCGCAAAATACGGTGCGTCCGATGTCATAAGTGGTCGGAGTTGAGGATCGACTCGCTTAGGAGCAAGCCGAACCGTCAGGTCGGGGAGCGTCTTGAGAACGACCACATCCTCCTGAAAGCGGCCGATAAGGCGAGGATGAGCTACTATCGCCTCTATGATCGTCTCGTCCGCAAGAGTAGTCGCGACACGTTCTCCATACTCGCGAACGGCACTCGAAGGCGCGTCTCGCATGAACGGACACTTGGAATCCCAACCAAGCAAGACTTCTCGACCCGACGCGTC from Nitrospira sp. includes the following:
- a CDS encoding Formate hydrogenlyase subunit 7-like protein; amino-acid sequence: MFRIIKKSLKIGVVTGQYSRANTPTIPIVPEVKEKVALFKRSLAIREVDTGSCNACEMEMNALMNPIYDAERFGIHIAASPRHADALVVTGPVTVNMERALKDAHKQTPDPKLVIALGDCAINCGMFKGSYAVTGPVERHIPVDIRIPGCPPCPADILEALSELRTGRP
- a CDS encoding Hydrogenase-4 component G, with protein sequence MTEERPCDDVLNIAFPAIRQNTPVCAKSSHFVVPKDLLPAITHYLHTQPNFRGRLTLLWACDHRPVRTTYGLYYLFTLEGSHHWVVLSTEMTGTDRLFPSITPHIHAAQWYEREIRDMFGLIPQGHPDLRRLVRHEHWPKGTHPLRKDFSWDCRLGRQQGEHHFRHIEGEGVFEVPVGPIHAGIIEPGHFRFSVAGEPIMQLELRHFWKHRGIEKLFEQQTLIDAVPLAERVSGDTTVGHGLAYCQAVETLLHLEVPRRARYLRTLFLELERLHNHLGDIGAICNDTAYSLAHAHCGRMKERIMQLNDRLTGSRFLRGMIRVGGVTRDIENRRLVDIVDELSQLQPDFSEVGAIIFANASLTDRLETTGILHEHTAWDHAVMGVVGRASGRDCDLRRDRPFAAYDELPMNVALYRYGDVRARLRVRGDEIHESIRLIRELRDKIPDGPIAHEPGDLPSPGDWTLSAVEGWRGEILYMVMAGEGGRIHRCKVRDPSFVNWPAIQWAVPGNIIPDFPLINKSFNLSYAGNDL
- a CDS encoding Hydrogenase-4 component E is translated as MQGLSSIGSQLVDLCSALLLLTCFAIVAQRRLSACVDLFALQSAFLVITAALVAYLTGNQHIYIAAALTGVIKVIIIPRVLKKVIDRLNVKRELVMYINVPAGLLICGGLVMLAFFIAQPIIPFGFLLTRDALAIALAIVLIGLFTMIARQKAVTQLVGFLVLENGLFLGATAATYGMPLIVELGVFFDVLVATLIAGIYTNRLQDAFDSVDTDRLTVLKE
- a CDS encoding Hydrogenase-4 component F → MIAVVVLLVAPLLAGGLSLVVHRSALLHAINLTSMGAIVTAEIVITRTVLSDGSLTALDQLVYLDALSTFILFIIGVVGLACSFYMRPYMDDQVARGVIAPGRLNLFFFLFHMFLLAMVVATIANSVGVQWVAIEATTLATTFLIAFWRRRESLEAGWKYLILCSVGISLALFGVVLLYYSSLHVLSDVSQGLNVTQLLPVADRLNPQVLKLAFIFILVGYGTKVGLVPMHSWLPDAYTEAPAPVVAMLAGVLEVVAAYAILRVRMIVDHAVPFAFAGGLLALLGFASLVTAAFFLLIQHNYKRLFAYSSIEHMGIAMIGFGVGGPLGTFGGLFHLLNHAFAKSMAFFAAGNIHRRFHTVEIGDVQGLAMAQPWTATALMISGLALSALPPFAAFASEVQILTALASQGVPGMGFTGSGGMVTVAVSDHFSRVALASVFLVSAVLSFGGLLYRVTGMVWGTPPEEMVRGEVWTLGHMPILLLAGALVGFSLFLPQPMQQLLEQATAILVIQ
- a CDS encoding PAS/PAC sensor hybrid histidine kinase; the protein is MTHLEERTASTARRYEWLMFVMVLITLFTLGVGTFLLGHVERSIVAAVWLPLLVLLLWSTIRLRAEYRQAQQESAWARAAEAALLQSQERNRAIVDTALDGVITIDAAGIVTEWNAQATAIFGWTREEAMGKLLSDTIIPERDHESHARGIREYLKTGVGPVLNRRIEIAARHKEGHEFPVELAVSPARIGEAYIFSAFVRDITDRRQAERRLASQYAVTRVLSEALTLEEAVPRITQAVGESLEWDLGVFWRVDKQTGTLRCLHHWQAERVRADEFIAAKQLRSFRLGVGLPGRIWENGRPMWIRDVTCDPTFVRADLAAKAGLHGAFGFPIRIGGEVEGVIEFFSHQVREPDSELLSMITDVGLKIGQFGERTRAEEALRLAEAQLRQAQKMEAVGRLAGGVAHDFNNLLTVIRGYSELILSRLAPADPARREMEEVKKAADRAAGLTSQLLAFSRRQFVATKIVDLNAIVMNMDGMLRRLLGEDIIDLCADLEPHLGSIKADPGQIEQVIMNLAVNARDAMPTGGQLTIQTRNVTIGKGPRRETMMLNEGTYVLLAIRDTGHGMSEETQSHLFEPFFTTKEKGKGTGLGLSTVYGIVKQSGGTIGIESTPGLGTTCKIFFPKVDEIAQAAPVINGTVGRAMGRETVLVVEDDPSVRGLVQETLRLSGYEVLVARHGIEALLTGAKHPGPIHLLLTDVAMPQMSGPEVAEKLTVVRPEIKVLYMSGYPDHPVFEQGGIKRDTAFLQKPFTPNLLTQKVREVLDGKKVA
- a CDS encoding Hydrogenase-4 component C, producing MLHAITIIVAQTTVLLAISPFLVGLIRKVKARLQLRRGASVLQPYADLAKLFQKQPVISTTTSWIFTATPYIVFASILTAGLLVPTFTSQTPMNFAGNIIALVYLLALSTFFLILAGLDTGSAFGGMGGSREAIVASLTEPAMILAIFAIALTNGSTNVSTIVHKTALLEGIVTDPSPHLMALAALFIVALAETGRVPVDNPATHLELTMIHEAMVLEYSGRYLALLEWAAGLKLAVFLSLIANVFAPWGIATTVTPAAMAVGLLVYVVKTAALAVSIGVIECMFAKLRLFRVTDLLGVAFILALLGLLFFYILRS
- a CDS encoding Hydrogenase-4 component B; translation: MLNLLWILLGGYVAGILLPLCLPRRPEAQRFTAGVSAIVAAGAGIILGFLGLTSSEPITGSLASTIPLLTLAIRLDSLAAFFVFTISVVGLAASIYAIGYLRHSAGSASIAALGALFNAYLLAMTFVVLADNGFFFLLAWELMSLLSYVLVVTEHENMEVRYAGLFYLIMTHIGTAFIAVAFLIFFQSTGSFSFETFRQPGQPLSEDMRTLVFLMALVGFGTKAGIVPLHVWLPYAHPVAPSHVSAVMSGVMIKTAIYGLIRVYFDFFGGQFPWWWGFTVLFLGTTSALLGVMYALMEHDLKKLLAFHSVENIGIILLGIGAGMIFQSYGLRELAALGLLAGLYHTINHAMFKALLFLGAGSLLYATHTRNMEEYGGLLRRMPWTGFFFLIGAVSISALPPTNGFVSEWLVFQSLFLSFQIPTVFLKLMLPIAAAVLALTGVLALTCFAKAFGISFLAQPRSPHARHAEEVPVPLCIGMGLLATFCIALGIAPMVVVPLLDRVVAPLAGISIEGKVLAMDGWALAPVNVEFSSLCTPALALLLVMLSLLGLGLAVVFGGRLKTRHYKTWGCGLNLSPRMEYTATAFVQPIKRVFSTIYQPTVKLETEFLDESRYFAKRRRFEFHIEPIFEKYLYDPLVAFFSTLADRLKVIQAGSLHLYLTYIFVALIALLLLAV